Proteins from one Thioalkalivibrio sp. XN279 genomic window:
- a CDS encoding ATP-binding protein: MRLTITTKLFLGVLATSVLVAVVMAAAGQWGFQRDFRRYIEAAEARRAEALVETLAGIYAQRGDWSALAGEERRWRAILRGQPRPAGNEAPEALHRHRHGLPRAALYDANDRLIAGRAVPGDGEIIRHAVVVNGQTVGWVARTPARRPTEATDLRFQRAQLRNLGVASLAAVLLAALAAALLSRAFLAPARAIGAASHRLAAGDFDTRVEVNAADEFGRLADDFNLLARTLQRNEAMRRRMMADVAHELRTPLAVIRAELDAVEDGIRALGPDTLASLQAETRALGKLVDDLYQLSLSDVGALDYRRRDVDLRTQVAEALQPLRERCTAAGLGLASTGVEGAPLRVHADPDRLVQLVGNLVENALRYTDAPGRIEVACRCDDGQAVIEVSDTAPGVPEALLPQLFERFFRAEGSRNRASGGAGLGLAICRNIVEAHGGTISAASSSLGGLSIVVRLPLLRGAA; the protein is encoded by the coding sequence ATGCGCCTGACCATCACCACCAAGCTGTTCCTCGGCGTGCTGGCCACCAGCGTGCTGGTCGCCGTGGTCATGGCGGCCGCGGGCCAGTGGGGCTTCCAGCGCGACTTCCGCCGTTACATCGAGGCGGCCGAGGCACGCCGGGCGGAGGCGCTGGTCGAGACGCTGGCCGGGATTTATGCCCAGCGCGGGGACTGGTCGGCGCTGGCGGGTGAGGAGCGACGGTGGCGCGCGATCCTGCGCGGGCAGCCGCGCCCCGCCGGCAACGAGGCACCTGAAGCGCTGCACCGCCACCGCCACGGCTTGCCGCGCGCGGCGCTCTACGACGCGAATGACCGGCTGATCGCGGGTCGTGCGGTGCCAGGCGACGGCGAGATCATCCGGCATGCCGTGGTGGTGAACGGGCAAACCGTCGGCTGGGTGGCGCGAACGCCTGCGCGACGACCGACCGAGGCGACCGACCTGCGCTTCCAGCGCGCGCAGCTGCGCAACCTCGGCGTGGCCAGCCTGGCGGCGGTGCTGCTGGCGGCGCTGGCGGCGGCGCTGTTGTCACGCGCCTTCCTGGCCCCGGCGCGGGCCATCGGCGCCGCCTCGCACCGGCTCGCTGCCGGTGACTTCGACACTCGCGTCGAAGTGAACGCCGCGGACGAATTCGGCCGCCTGGCCGACGACTTCAACCTGCTGGCGCGCACCCTGCAGCGCAACGAGGCGATGCGCCGGCGCATGATGGCCGACGTGGCCCACGAGCTGCGCACGCCGCTGGCCGTGATTCGTGCCGAGCTGGATGCCGTCGAGGACGGCATCCGCGCGCTCGGCCCCGACACGCTGGCTTCCCTGCAGGCCGAGACCCGCGCCCTCGGCAAGCTGGTGGACGACCTGTACCAGCTGTCGCTGTCCGACGTCGGCGCGCTGGACTATCGCCGCCGCGACGTCGACCTGCGCACGCAGGTGGCGGAGGCCCTGCAGCCGCTGCGGGAACGCTGCACCGCCGCCGGGCTGGGGCTTGCCAGCACCGGCGTCGAGGGCGCCCCGCTGCGGGTGCACGCAGACCCGGACCGCCTGGTGCAGCTGGTCGGCAACCTGGTGGAGAATGCGCTGCGCTACACCGACGCCCCCGGCCGCATCGAGGTGGCTTGCCGATGCGATGACGGGCAAGCAGTCATCGAGGTCAGCGACACGGCGCCCGGGGTGCCGGAAGCGCTCCTGCCGCAGCTGTTCGAACGATTCTTCCGCGCCGAGGGCTCGCGCAACCGCGCCTCCGGCGGGGCCGGGCTGGGGCTGGCCATCTGTCGCAACATCGTGGAAGCGCACGGCGGGACCATCAGTGCGGCGTCCTCCAGTCTCGGCGGGCTCAGCATCGTGGTGCGACTGCCGTTGCTGCGGGGCGCGGCGTGA
- a CDS encoding sodium:alanine symporter family protein has product MTAWLDKVSAFVWGPYCLIPLLLLTGLYLTVLLRGLQFRQLGPALHQALIVRTESGARGDISHFAALMTAMAATVGTGNIVGVATAIALGGPGALFWMWVTGLVGMATKYSEALLSVKYRVTNERGEQAGGPMYYLSEGIRWKPLGRTLGWLFALFTACAAFGIGNMVQSNSVADAIGGAFGIPAWVSGAVIALGVAAVTLGGIRAIGGFTSLFVPAMIVIYMGACTIVLAFNFSAIPAAFALVFTDAFTGSSAAGGFLGATIAQAMRYGVARGIFSNESGLGSAGIAAASAQTREPVRQALVSMTQTFIDTLVVCTFTGIAIIASGAWTSGANGAALTQLAFGSAMPGPVGPAVVAICLALFAFSTIVGWSHYGSRGIEYILGVRAILPYRILFVLAAFAGSVYTLDFVWLLSDVMNGLMALPNLVGLLLLSGVVAVETRSYFARGQSPMR; this is encoded by the coding sequence ATGACCGCCTGGCTCGACAAGGTCTCGGCCTTCGTCTGGGGCCCTTACTGTCTCATCCCGCTGTTGCTGCTGACCGGCCTGTATCTCACGGTGCTGCTGCGCGGCCTGCAGTTCCGCCAGCTGGGCCCGGCCCTGCACCAGGCACTGATCGTCCGCACCGAGAGCGGGGCGCGCGGCGACATTTCCCACTTCGCCGCGTTGATGACCGCCATGGCCGCCACTGTCGGCACCGGCAATATCGTCGGGGTGGCGACGGCGATTGCGCTGGGCGGTCCGGGCGCGCTGTTCTGGATGTGGGTCACTGGCCTCGTCGGCATGGCCACCAAGTATTCCGAGGCGCTGCTGTCGGTGAAATACCGCGTCACCAATGAGCGTGGCGAGCAGGCGGGCGGGCCGATGTACTACCTGTCCGAGGGCATTCGCTGGAAGCCGCTGGGCCGCACCCTCGGCTGGCTGTTCGCCCTGTTCACCGCCTGCGCCGCTTTCGGCATCGGCAACATGGTGCAGTCGAACTCGGTGGCGGACGCCATCGGCGGCGCCTTCGGTATTCCTGCCTGGGTCAGCGGCGCGGTGATCGCCCTCGGGGTGGCGGCGGTCACGCTCGGCGGCATCCGCGCCATCGGCGGCTTCACCAGCCTGTTCGTGCCGGCGATGATCGTCATCTACATGGGCGCCTGCACCATCGTGCTGGCGTTCAACTTCAGCGCTATTCCCGCCGCCTTCGCCCTGGTGTTCACCGACGCCTTCACCGGCAGTTCCGCCGCCGGCGGCTTCCTCGGTGCCACCATCGCCCAGGCCATGCGCTACGGCGTGGCGCGCGGCATCTTTTCCAACGAGTCCGGCCTGGGCTCGGCCGGCATCGCCGCGGCCTCGGCGCAGACTCGCGAGCCGGTGCGCCAGGCGCTGGTGTCCATGACCCAGACCTTCATCGACACGCTGGTGGTGTGCACCTTCACCGGCATCGCCATCATCGCCAGCGGCGCCTGGACCTCGGGCGCCAACGGCGCGGCGCTGACGCAGCTGGCCTTCGGCTCGGCGATGCCGGGCCCGGTGGGCCCGGCCGTGGTCGCCATCTGCCTGGCGCTGTTCGCCTTCTCCACCATCGTCGGCTGGAGCCATTACGGCTCGCGCGGCATCGAGTACATCCTCGGTGTCCGCGCGATCCTGCCCTACCGCATCCTGTTCGTGCTTGCGGCCTTCGCCGGCTCCGTCTACACGCTCGACTTCGTCTGGCTGCTGTCGGACGTGATGAACGGCCTCATGGCGCTGCCCAACCTGGTGGGGCTGTTGCTCCTGTCGGGCGTGGTCGCCGTCGAGACGCGCAGTTACTTCGCGCGCGGGCAATCGCCCATGCGGTGA
- a CDS encoding EF-hand domain-containing protein: MKTTILTAAALALAATLSFSALAQEPGDAAKPGPRGDGPRGMMQRIDADGDGKITLEEFKAPQEGRFAMLDVNGDGVIDKEEFGARRMARFAERDADGNGVLEGDELAARGPGRGEGRGEGRGYHHHRMGDCPRAK, translated from the coding sequence ATGAAGACCACGATTCTCACCGCAGCCGCCCTCGCGCTGGCAGCCACCTTGTCCTTCAGCGCCCTCGCCCAGGAACCGGGCGATGCAGCCAAGCCCGGCCCGCGCGGCGACGGCCCGCGCGGCATGATGCAGCGCATTGATGCCGACGGCGACGGCAAGATCACCCTGGAAGAGTTCAAGGCCCCGCAGGAAGGGCGCTTCGCGATGCTCGACGTCAACGGCGACGGCGTGATCGACAAGGAGGAGTTCGGCGCCCGCCGCATGGCGCGCTTCGCCGAGCGTGACGCAGACGGCAACGGCGTGCTCGAAGGCGACGAGCTGGCGGCACGCGGTCCCGGCCGGGGCGAGGGCCGGGGCGAGGGCCGCGGCTACCACCATCACCGCATGGGCGATTGCCCGCGCGCGAAGTAA
- a CDS encoding acyltransferase: protein MATLRGILTLVLMGLNLLFWIIPLYLVALLRLLPVPRLRVACAQALVRIAQNWIAGNNLIFRLTQDIHWDVEGVEALPARDWYLVVCNHQSWVDILALQGVFNRRIPFLKFFLKQQLIRVPLLGWAWWALDFPFMKRHSREHLERHPEARGQDLEATRRACEHFRHKPTSVMNFVEGTRFTLEKHAAQDSPYRHLLKPRAGGIAFVLGAMGDILHRLLDVTIVYPDGAPSFWDLCCGRLRKIIVRVQVREIPAWTTQGDYQEDEAFRARLQAWLGEMWTAKDAEIERLQARAASA from the coding sequence ATGGCGACGCTGCGCGGCATCCTGACGCTGGTCCTGATGGGGCTCAATCTCCTCTTCTGGATCATTCCGCTCTACCTGGTGGCCCTGCTCCGCCTGCTGCCGGTCCCGCGCCTGCGCGTCGCCTGCGCCCAGGCGCTGGTGCGTATCGCGCAGAACTGGATCGCCGGCAACAACCTCATCTTTCGTCTCACCCAGGACATCCATTGGGACGTCGAGGGCGTGGAGGCGCTGCCGGCGCGCGACTGGTACCTGGTGGTCTGCAATCACCAGAGCTGGGTGGATATCCTGGCGCTGCAGGGCGTGTTCAACCGGCGCATTCCGTTCCTGAAGTTCTTCCTCAAGCAGCAGCTCATCCGGGTCCCGCTGCTCGGCTGGGCCTGGTGGGCGCTCGATTTTCCCTTCATGAAGCGACACTCGCGCGAGCACCTGGAGCGCCATCCCGAGGCGCGCGGCCAGGACCTGGAGGCGACGCGCCGGGCCTGCGAGCATTTCCGCCACAAGCCGACCTCGGTGATGAATTTCGTCGAGGGCACCCGCTTCACGCTCGAGAAGCACGCCGCGCAGGATTCGCCCTACCGCCACCTGCTGAAGCCGCGCGCCGGCGGGATCGCCTTCGTGCTCGGCGCCATGGGCGACATCCTGCACCGGCTGCTGGACGTGACCATCGTCTATCCGGACGGCGCGCCGAGCTTCTGGGACCTCTGCTGCGGGCGCCTGCGCAAGATCATCGTGCGGGTCCAGGTGCGCGAGATTCCCGCCTGGACGACGCAGGGCGACTACCAGGAAGACGAGGCGTTCCGCGCGCGCCTGCAGGCCTGGCTGGGCGAGATGTGGACGGCGAAAGACGCGGAGATCGAGCGCTTGCAGGCGCGGGCGGCCAGCGCATGA
- a CDS encoding nitroreductase family protein, with the protein MSAAPSRPLEGYPEVSPEEMRARARAFCERMSRRRTVRDYSDRAVPRAVIEDCLRTAGSAPSGANLQPWHFVAVGDPVVKREIRLAAEAEEREFYQHRAPEDWLAALAPLGTGPEKPFLETAPWLIGIFEQRWGYDADGAKVKHYYPKESVGIATGLLIAALHEAGLATLTHTPSPMKFLNRIMGRPPEERPFLLLVAGYPAAGARVPHIRRKALEDIATFLAPDGNESEQ; encoded by the coding sequence ATGAGCGCCGCGCCCTCGCGGCCGCTCGAGGGCTACCCGGAAGTCTCGCCCGAGGAGATGCGCGCACGGGCCCGAGCTTTCTGCGAGCGCATGTCCCGGCGCCGCACCGTGCGCGACTATTCCGACCGCGCGGTGCCGCGGGCGGTGATCGAGGATTGCCTGCGCACGGCCGGCAGCGCGCCGTCCGGGGCCAACCTGCAGCCGTGGCATTTCGTGGCCGTGGGAGACCCGGTCGTGAAGCGCGAGATTCGCCTCGCGGCCGAGGCGGAGGAACGCGAGTTCTACCAGCATCGGGCTCCGGAGGACTGGCTGGCGGCGCTCGCGCCGCTCGGCACCGGTCCGGAGAAGCCGTTCCTGGAGACGGCGCCGTGGCTGATCGGCATCTTCGAGCAGCGCTGGGGCTACGACGCCGACGGCGCCAAGGTGAAGCACTATTACCCGAAGGAATCGGTCGGCATCGCCACCGGCCTGCTCATCGCCGCCCTGCACGAGGCGGGACTGGCGACGCTGACGCACACGCCGAGCCCGATGAAATTCCTCAACCGCATCATGGGTCGTCCGCCCGAGGAGCGGCCTTTTCTGCTGCTGGTGGCGGGATACCCGGCCGCGGGTGCGCGGGTGCCGCACATCCGCCGCAAGGCGCTGGAGGACATCGCGACGTTCCTTGCGCCGGACGGGAACGAATCAGAACAATAA
- a CDS encoding ABC transporter ATP-binding protein: MEKEVVFRARKLRKVYPMGEVEVVALREVDLDLYRGEFVVLLGPSGSGKSTLLNILGGLDSATAGEVWYSGHDLTAANERELTEFRRDHVGFVFQFYNLIPSLTARENVAAVTEIASEPMQPEAALELVGMGKRLDHFPAQLSGGEQQRVAIARAIAKNPAVLLCDEPTGALDSATGIVVLEALERANRELGTTTVVITHNMVIAQMADRVIHMADGQIAGSETNAVRKPPSELHW, from the coding sequence ATGGAAAAAGAGGTGGTGTTTCGCGCCCGCAAGCTGCGCAAGGTCTACCCCATGGGGGAGGTCGAGGTGGTGGCCCTGCGCGAGGTGGACCTGGATCTTTATCGCGGCGAGTTCGTGGTGCTGCTGGGGCCTTCGGGCAGCGGCAAGTCGACGCTGCTGAACATCCTCGGCGGGCTCGACAGCGCCACCGCAGGCGAGGTGTGGTACAGCGGTCATGATCTAACTGCGGCGAACGAACGCGAACTGACCGAGTTTCGTCGCGATCATGTCGGCTTCGTGTTCCAATTCTACAACCTCATCCCGAGCCTCACCGCGCGCGAGAACGTGGCCGCGGTGACCGAGATCGCCAGCGAGCCGATGCAGCCGGAGGCGGCGCTGGAACTGGTGGGCATGGGCAAGCGCCTGGACCATTTCCCGGCCCAGCTCTCCGGCGGCGAGCAGCAGCGTGTCGCCATCGCCCGCGCTATCGCCAAGAACCCCGCGGTGCTGCTGTGTGACGAGCCGACCGGCGCACTCGACTCGGCCACCGGCATCGTGGTGCTCGAGGCGCTGGAGCGCGCCAACCGCGAGCTCGGCACCACCACGGTGGTGATCACCCACAACATGGTGATTGCGCAGATGGCCGACCGCGTCATCCACATGGCGGACGGGCAGATCGCCGGCAGCGAGACCAACGCCGTGCGCAAGCCGCCCAGCGAGCTGCACTGGTGA
- a CDS encoding D-2-hydroxyacid dehydrogenase, with protein sequence MSTRIKTVFPDFATVSRGDLDLGALQRPELDLELHGLTRPDELPARLAAAEILITNKLRIGAAELAAAPRLQLVCLAATGVNNVDLDTARARGIGVCNITAYCTASVVQHTYALILALTHHLSGYQRLLQQGAWRDSPQFCLLDYPIRELAGRKLGIVGYGELGRGVARAAAAFGLEVLVSERPGGTADGPRPAEVGRLPFATVLEQADILSLHCPLTEATRGLIDAPALARMKPDALLINTARGALVDSAALAEALRAGRIGGAGIDVLPQEPPVDGDPLLDPEIPNLIITPHVAWAARESRQRALDEIAANIQSFLEGGRRGRVI encoded by the coding sequence ATGAGCACACGCATCAAGACCGTTTTCCCCGATTTCGCCACGGTCAGCCGTGGCGATCTCGATCTCGGCGCCCTGCAACGCCCGGAGCTGGATCTCGAGCTGCACGGCCTGACCCGGCCGGACGAGCTGCCGGCGCGCCTCGCCGCGGCCGAGATCCTCATCACCAACAAGCTGCGCATCGGCGCCGCGGAGCTGGCCGCTGCGCCGCGGCTGCAGCTGGTCTGCCTCGCCGCCACCGGCGTCAACAACGTCGACCTCGACACGGCCCGGGCACGCGGCATCGGGGTGTGCAACATCACCGCCTATTGCACCGCCTCGGTGGTGCAGCACACCTACGCCCTCATCCTCGCCCTCACTCATCACCTTTCCGGCTACCAGCGCCTGCTGCAGCAGGGCGCGTGGCGCGACAGCCCCCAGTTCTGCCTGCTGGATTACCCGATCAGGGAACTTGCCGGCCGCAAGCTCGGCATCGTCGGCTACGGCGAGCTCGGCCGGGGCGTGGCGCGCGCGGCAGCCGCCTTCGGCCTCGAGGTGCTGGTAAGCGAGCGCCCGGGCGGCACGGCGGACGGACCCCGGCCGGCAGAGGTCGGGCGCCTGCCCTTCGCGACGGTGCTGGAACAGGCCGACATCCTCTCCCTGCACTGCCCCCTGACCGAGGCCACGCGCGGGCTGATCGACGCGCCAGCGTTGGCACGGATGAAGCCGGACGCGCTGCTCATCAACACCGCACGCGGCGCCCTGGTCGACTCGGCCGCGCTCGCGGAGGCGCTGCGCGCCGGCCGCATCGGGGGCGCCGGCATCGACGTGTTGCCGCAGGAACCGCCGGTGGACGGCGACCCGCTGCTCGACCCCGAGATCCCGAACCTCATCATCACGCCGCACGTGGCCTGGGCCGCGCGTGAATCCCGCCAGCGGGCGCTGGACGAAATCGCCGCCAACATCCAGTCATTCCTGGAAGGCGGCCGGCGCGGCCGGGTGATTTGA
- a CDS encoding response regulator codes for MSSAQDILIVEDEPKLAALLAEYLQAAGFTARVLGDGNAVVPEVRSRPPALLLLDLMLPGRDGLAICRELRGFTQLPIIMVTARVEEIDRLLGLELGADDYICKPFSPREVVARVKAVLRRQGGGGAVQGGPVAGLNIEPQAWRAELDGHKLDLTPVEFRLLETLAAHPGRVFSRAALLERIYADHRVVSDRTVDSHVKNLRRKLGEAAPERELLHSVYGVGYRLEE; via the coding sequence GTGAGCTCGGCGCAGGACATCCTAATCGTCGAGGACGAGCCCAAGCTGGCCGCGCTCCTCGCCGAGTACCTGCAGGCAGCCGGCTTCACCGCGCGCGTCCTGGGCGACGGTAATGCCGTGGTGCCCGAGGTGCGGTCCCGTCCTCCGGCGTTGCTGCTGCTCGACCTGATGCTGCCGGGGCGCGACGGGCTCGCGATTTGTCGTGAGCTGCGCGGCTTCACGCAGTTGCCGATCATCATGGTGACCGCCCGGGTGGAAGAGATCGATCGCCTGCTGGGCCTCGAGCTCGGCGCCGACGACTACATCTGCAAGCCCTTCAGCCCGCGCGAGGTGGTGGCGCGGGTGAAAGCGGTGCTGCGCCGCCAGGGCGGCGGCGGAGCGGTGCAAGGCGGCCCGGTGGCCGGACTGAACATCGAGCCGCAGGCATGGCGGGCCGAGCTGGACGGCCACAAGCTGGACCTGACTCCGGTGGAATTCCGCCTGCTGGAGACACTGGCCGCGCACCCCGGGCGGGTGTTCTCGCGCGCGGCCCTGCTGGAACGGATCTACGCCGACCACCGCGTGGTGTCCGACCGCACCGTCGACAGCCACGTGAAGAACCTGCGCCGCAAGCTGGGCGAGGCGGCGCCGGAGCGCGAGCTGCTGCACTCCGTCTACGGCGTGGGTTACCGGCTCGAGGAATGA
- a CDS encoding deoxyribodipyrimidine photo-lyase translates to MKLAIHWFRRDLRLADNPALLAALDAAEAVLPVYTWSPQDEGEWAPGGAGRWWLHHSLAALDASLRARGSRLILLRGPAEDALTTLVQETRATGVFWNRLYEPALVERDSRIKQRLRALGVEAHSCKAALLYEPWELETGKGDPYRVFTPFWKAARSLPEPARPVAAPERIPAPPDLPAGARLDALELMPRIRWHEGLEGMWTPGEDGALARLERWCEQDLGDYAAQRDRPDCDGTSALSPHLHFGEVSPRQAWTAAAARRSELSEKGIDTWLRELGWREFAHHVLYHFPHTPTEPMYPKYARFPWREDHDAALDAWQRGRTGIPIVDAGMRQLWATGWMHNRVRMIAASLLVKNIRAPWQKGARWFWDTLVDADLANNTMGWQWTAGSGADAAPYFRIFNPVAQGEKFDPEGRYVKRWVPELRDLPAETVHRPWEAPPQDYPAPIVDLKQSRAEALAALQALKDSS, encoded by the coding sequence TTGAAACTCGCGATCCACTGGTTCCGGCGCGACCTGCGCCTGGCCGATAATCCGGCCCTGCTGGCGGCCCTCGACGCGGCGGAGGCGGTGCTGCCCGTCTACACCTGGTCCCCGCAGGACGAGGGCGAATGGGCGCCGGGCGGCGCCGGGCGCTGGTGGCTGCATCACAGCCTCGCCGCGCTGGACGCGTCGCTGCGCGCCCGCGGCAGCCGCCTCATTCTGCTGCGCGGGCCGGCAGAGGACGCGCTCACCACGCTGGTGCAGGAAACGCGCGCCACGGGCGTGTTCTGGAACCGGCTGTACGAACCCGCACTGGTGGAGCGCGACAGCCGCATCAAGCAGCGCCTGCGCGCGCTGGGCGTGGAGGCGCACAGCTGCAAGGCCGCCCTGCTGTACGAGCCGTGGGAGCTCGAGACCGGCAAGGGCGATCCCTACCGCGTGTTCACGCCATTCTGGAAGGCGGCGCGGAGCCTGCCGGAGCCGGCCAGGCCCGTCGCGGCGCCGGAGCGCATCCCGGCGCCGCCGGACCTGCCCGCAGGCGCCCGGCTGGACGCGCTGGAACTCATGCCACGCATCCGCTGGCATGAAGGCCTCGAGGGGATGTGGACGCCCGGCGAGGACGGCGCCCTGGCACGCCTGGAGCGCTGGTGCGAGCAGGACCTCGGGGACTACGCCGCGCAGCGTGACCGGCCGGATTGCGACGGCACCTCCGCCCTCTCCCCGCACCTGCACTTCGGCGAGGTGTCCCCGCGCCAGGCCTGGACCGCCGCCGCGGCACGACGCAGCGAGCTGTCGGAAAAAGGCATCGACACCTGGCTGCGTGAGCTCGGCTGGCGCGAGTTCGCGCACCACGTGCTGTACCACTTCCCGCACACGCCCACCGAGCCGATGTATCCGAAATACGCGAGGTTCCCCTGGCGCGAGGACCACGACGCGGCACTGGACGCATGGCAGCGCGGCCGTACCGGGATCCCCATCGTCGACGCCGGGATGCGCCAGCTCTGGGCTACCGGCTGGATGCACAACCGCGTGCGCATGATCGCCGCTTCGCTGCTGGTGAAGAACATCCGCGCGCCCTGGCAGAAAGGCGCACGCTGGTTCTGGGACACCCTGGTCGACGCCGACCTGGCGAACAACACCATGGGCTGGCAGTGGACCGCGGGCTCGGGCGCCGACGCGGCGCCGTACTTCCGCATCTTCAACCCCGTCGCCCAGGGCGAAAAGTTCGATCCCGAGGGGCGTTACGTGAAGCGGTGGGTGCCGGAGTTGCGCGACCTGCCGGCCGAGACGGTGCACCGGCCCTGGGAAGCGCCGCCGCAGGATTACCCGGCGCCGATCGTCGATCTCAAGCAAAGCCGCGCAGAAGCGCTGGCGGCCCTGCAGGCACTGAAGGACAGCAGCTGA